GGCAGACAGGAGATTGACATTGCTAGCTCTCCCTGGCCAGTTTGTAAAACATTTACCCTTGTGCTTATCTGACATGGTAAATATCATCCATGTTCTTTCAGTGTCAGCCAAGATCCCTCAAGCTGACAGGCTTCTCTGTGGACCACAGGGACTCTCAGTCATCATGAATATTACATTGGGTCTGTTTACATGCTTGCACACGGCCATCAATAAGAAAGCTTTGAAAAATAGCTATCATTAACTTTagcaactatttaaaaaaaacccgtCAGCTcttgtactttattttacaacCAACAGGCTCACTGTTAAAGTAAGCTGCCTTTTCACTTTGACTCATTGTTTCCTCTCATTCTGCAAACTCCCTGCACATCAACTCTATTAGTCATTTATGAGTAATTACCACTTCATGGATGTTGACCTACAAGAGGGACATGGGAAGCAGCAAGGGTCAAGAGGCTATCGGGCATGACTGCAGAAGAAAGGGGCTTAAGCCACACCGCCGCTTGTCATATTTACATGTATCTTTAGAAGAATAGCCTTGTGATTATAATGCCGGAGAAGGAGGAAGGTGGGTGGTGCTGGTGGCGTGTTGTGTGAAGAAAGggggagaggtggaggtggaggtggaggagaagggatgagtgtgtgtgtgtgtgggggggggggggggggggtttgccaCAGCTGCAGGCCAACAGTTGATCCTGTCCCGGGAAACAGGATCAGCCAGGTCAGGGCAGGGAAGGGGGGCAAAAGGTCATGACCCAGGGGGTTGAGGAACAGACTTCACAAAGAGGTACATCTTCAAAAGCGAAGGCCCCATCGGGGGAACCGGTATAAGGTTGGGAAAATAAACCAGTTTGACCTCCTTTCTCAGTGCAGGAGTTTCCCCAGGTGTTTGCTTTAACCTCTTTATTGTTGTCTGACTTGAGGCGCTGCTCTCATGTATTTTACACTCTTCCAGGCGCTGCAGCAGCCAACAGTACTTAAAGGAAGCGTACAAACTGGTGTCTTTTAAGAAGAAAGTCtgctattttaacattttattgatatattttgcCTTTATGCACTCTAAATGGAATCATGCAACCTATATAATGCTTATTtcatcatatgtgtgtgttcatgtgcttgtctttctatctttgtgaggaccaatTACTTTAAAGCGTCATAGTGAGGACATATCTGCATAGTCTGCATTTGTCACTACTTCAAAGGGATGTTTAAGGGTTGAGACTTGGTTTAAGGAGGAGATTAGAATTAGGCTAAGGTTAGAGGGCTAGAGACACATTATATAGATCACGGTCCTCACAACTACAGaaagacaagtgtgtgtgtgtgtgtgtgtgtgtttacataacATGTGAGGTCAAACCATGTGCTCAAAGTTCAAACACTTGTAGGAGAAGAGAGTGATTGAACATCTGTGAGCATATTTATCACACCAATCACCATGACAACTAGTGACAAGTGTTAGCTCTGTATGGGCTCCATGTGAATAAACAAAGCACCTAAAAGTATCTCGCTCACAGATTTACATAGCACGCACAAGAGTCGGTGGTGTTTTAAACAGTTCATGTGTTCCCATGTAGATAAACCCTCGACTGAGTAAGTTAAGTACCGTCATTAAGTTGTTTGTCAGAGAATAAGCATCTGTATCGCCAGGAAATAGTTTTTTGGAGGTCTCATAACTATGAAATGCCTGTTGTGTGACTTCCGAGTCCTTGGCCTCTATTTGAGTCACTGGTGGTCTGGTGTGCAGCACTCACATCCTTTTGGCCTCATGCTGAGGTCAGGAAATCAAAGAGAGAAtccacacagacaaacagccGATTGTCAAGTTTTACACCTTGACCTCAGCTTAAACTTGTGACTCCTTCCTTTAtgtttgctgctgcttcagcaATCAGAGGAAATCAAGAGGTTACTGGCGGTTCAGCCTTGATAAGAATCTTGAAATGGAGAAGTTCACAGAGGGGAAAGGTTGCCGAGAGTTTAAAGAGAGTGCAGTCAGTCATGGGGAGGATTAAATAAAAGGGAAGTCGGGGCTGAGGAACTGCgccgcgatttcaaaagtgcaCTGCAGACAAAAAGCCGTCTGTTTGCTCACTGGACTTCATATTTAAACCCAGTGCAAGGGAAGTTTAGCTTGAACTCGTCTTCACCTTTAGGAAGTCTCACGCTAcaggctgctttttttttttttccaaggcAAGAAAAATGATTACAAAATGGTCACAAAACTTTAGAATTTAAACTGTCTATAGACTTTATATTGAAATCTATTTTGGGCTCTAAATCAAAGATATATGTTCCATTTTCTAAGGCACATCCTTCAGGCGTTCAGTGTACATCTGGTGACCTCCATGTGTCCTCCCTCTTTTCAGTCTTTCCTGCCTTTGTTAAGATTCAACACTGTACGGAGAGGCAGCCAACTCAGAAGCAGAAGTTTTTGGGCAAATACAGGACATCCTCTCACTCTACTTTAATAAATATCAGAGTCTTTGAGTACACAAAGTGCTGCTTGACTTTGATGTCCCTTtggataataataatctttattgtaGAGGTGCAAGTGTAATATTGGGATGTATGGTTCCAGTTTCCCTGTTGGTTCCTTTGGTTTATATTAATAGGATTTGTAAGAGTGACTGATCATGCtcataaaatgtaatgataGTTTGTACTGTACATGAACACTGgacaagaaaatgtatttgaatattgTTTAGAGTAATTTAGAggaatgtaaatgtgttttatggtaGTATCTAAAAGAGTATTACCATAATATCTAACATACTCAAGACACATTACTGATTTGTGGTTTACACCGTCAAATGTAAACCAGACCTGTGAACTGCAAACTAGAAAAAGAGGAACACATTCATACTAGGTCATGCATTTTAGTACTTTATTTTTGAGATATCAGTGCAAATGAAcaccaaaaaatgaaaacataaaaaatgaaattatgttTCAGGTCTtcacatgaaaaaatgaaacatcttttttttttttttgaatatttgcTGCTACAAATGTATTTAGATGCACAATGCAGATCTATGATTGTACGTCAATCCCCCACTATAGCCCCCGAGCTCTTTCACAGAGCCTTGTTAACCagtaacagaaaaagaaaaaaaaaaatcacaaaaatattcaatgcacgtttatttttcacacattttcatcaaCTTGCTTGACAGTCTGTGGTTATTTAAggactgttcatattctaaacGGACCTCTCTCTGTGATAAAAAAAGACCTATTTTAAGACTTGACATTTTCCCCCATCACCAGTAGGGATACACAGGTAGTTCCCATGCGTCTGCATGCAACAGGCAGCAGTGAGGAGAGTCAGACATTATTACACAACACAGCGCAGGATAGATTATCATTTACCACATAGAGACACATGCAAAGAACAAACCAACCAAAAAAAGATGGGCATAGCATCCTCTGCCTTTGTATGTACACTTGTACGCATATAATTCATATTTACATATCAGGGCATTAAAAACTAGGGTAATATCTTTTCTTAAACATTACAAAATAGTCATCTTTCATACTGAAAGTACTatttacacaaatatatttaaccattgtgaaaatgtattaataatcgAAGAGACGTACTTCATAGGTATATGTATTAAAAAGATCACAAGACTAAATGGATAAAGCAGTGTGTTGAAATTAAAAGAAGGAGCTAGATAGCAGATATCCCTCAAGACACCAAAATGTCTTGGTGATTATTGGGGGGCAGGTACACCTATCCAGCTGCTTTGAAAACAAAGATGTACCTGTGGTCTTCTCTTTATTATCATGCAattcttttgacattttatgaagtAAGAGACTGccacgaaaaagaaaaaaaagatgtccaTAAACCACAACAGttaagaaaagatgaaaacaaaaccacaaactgtCAAATTCTCAACGGATAACAatactgacattttttattacatgCCGTTAAATTATTCTGAAAAAGGACACAGAGGACTCAGCTTCGATAGTGCAAACTCCGGGCACTCCTTTATatgaaatgaagagagagagagagagagagagagagagagaaaaaaaagccgtGTGCTTCACACTCTTTTGTGCGCATGAGGGAAAGTGGTGCGGCTTTAACCAGGGTGCTGAGATAAGTTTCACAGACACTGCAGCCTTTTAACTGTTGCTCTAGAAACCTGTTTACACACAGTTGCTCAACTGTAAGCGCCACACACGCTCTGTTGACCCATCTGCTCAAAACTGCACAATCTGCAAACACATTACCCTGAATTTGCACTGTCGAATATTGGCCTTGCAAGTTCAAttcaaataaaagcaataaaaaaaaaaaaaatacaatgagtTGTGACCATTCAAACCTCTGTTGATATATTCTCACTCCACCGGTAATTACATTATACCACACCGTGAATCTTGAGGAAAAGCAAGACAAAGTATTCATCATGGTAAGAATCCTCACTGAAGCTATTGCATTGTGTGAATATTGTTTTCAAGGTCCTCCTTTTTGAATTAGtgtattgtgtgttattgttgcaATAGACCGCCGTGAACTCCCCCAGAATGACTTTATTTGGAATCTTATTTAAAATTGATGggactctgtctgtctgaaaatgttctgatggatataaaaaaataaataaataaatgtccacTGGAACTGAGTGCTAACATTTTTGGAGTCATCAATAATAAATGTGGCTTGAAATGTTCTTTCTGAATGTTTCATGGCCAACAACAAAGAGGACGGTGGAAAAGTGATATGTTAGAATTCCgatacaaataataacaataacatgaCCAGATTGTAAAAAGGAGGACTTTGTAATTGACAGAATGAAATGTGTGCTGCATGATTATCGCCGATGGGAGAAGTTAACATTGTGACGTTTgtgtctgggttttttttggctgtgtCAATTGGACATTTTGCTTAGATAGACCTGTGTTGTACCATTCCATGAACAAGCTACTTAAAATTGAGAAAGCAATGCATTTGAATTTGaacttcatttttcttcatttctgcaTTCTTTGTTATTTGTCTCTTCAAACCAATTTGgcaagtcattaaaaaaacaaaaacaaaacagaaaaaaaagagtcaatgAATTCTTTTCcactttgtatttttctgtagtTGATACAACTTCTAGTCAGATGATTGGCTCAGCCCTTGGCTCTCGTGGCTGTGCTTGTCGTTGTGGGGAGGTGACTGTGGTGTGGAGCTCAGACTGTGTTCATAGGCATGCATGTCACTGATTGGCTCTTCTTTTACTCTGACCACAGACTGGGTTCCCTCCGCCTGATCCCTCACATCCTTCCTCAGCTGAATGCTGCCCTTCTGCAACATGTAATAAAGGATGGGGTTAGAACGTGACAGCCGTGGAGAGTCTGGGTTTGAGTCACAACCCTCCTCCTCGTTCTCATGACTACTCCATCGCACAGGGCTCTCTGGCTCCTGTTTGACTAAAGTAGGCGGGTCTCGTTTTTGGGCCACTGGCCACGGAGATGGATGACGGCCCCAGTGGGTGCCGATAGGGCTGTTACTCGCAGGGGGGGTGGGCAGTGGTCTGAGATTACTCGGAAGCCCTGAGTTGAGGGAACCATGAGGGTGCCAGCTGGGCAGGTGAAGGAAGCTGTGATTATGGGCAGGCTGACTGAGAATGCTGCCGTTGGCTTTACCATTGGCCTGTAGGACGGAAGGGCTGGGTGCCCCACGGGGCTGCTGGGACAACTCCTTCAGGCAgttgtcagagagcagcagctgtttgagCACATTGAAGCCCCGACTCTCTCGGGTGAAGGTTTCACTGGGTGGGCTCCTGGGAGgagcctcctcctctttcagACTCCTCTGCTGCTCAGGCTCTTCCTGAAcagcagaagaggaaaaaatgtttgtgtccCCACTGTCCAATGCTCTTGGAGAGCTGGTATTATTCATATTATCAGTCCGATCAGAACAGAGGCGCCTCTTCTTAGGACTGGGGCTTGGATAttccctctgttcctctttcACCTGTCTGGGCTGTGACCCAGACTGAACAACAGAGCTGGTATAGTAGGTAGCAGTCTGTTGTTTAAGCAGCTGGCTTAGAAGGCCATATTTTGCTATGACCTCTGTAGGCCGTGGTTCTGTTTTTAAGTCCTGCTGAGAATCTGAGAGGGGGCTGCTCTTCTCATAGCTGCTCGGTCTTTTTCTGCCACTAAAGTCCTTATACACCGCAGAGGACGGCCCCACCTCCTCCATGAGCTCCGTTTTGACCTTTACATCCAAAGCAGGCCCATTGGAGCTGTCACAGATGATGGAGGTGCCAGGGCTCTTTTCATAGCACCCCCCTGCCACCTCCACACTCCTCCTGCCACTCCCACCAGACCTATCTTTGCGGCTCGCAGTAGCAGTGGTCGAGCCCGTTCCTAGAAGGAGCTGAAGAACGGTGCGCCTCTCTAGAAGGTTTTCAATCtgtgaggaaggaggagaagctTCCTTCCGACTGAAAGGCGTGCCGCTGCCTGAGGGCCCGTCGGAAAGTGGAGTGGTGGTGGTCCTGTGGACTGGAGCGTTGAGCCTTTCCAACAGGGCGAGAGGCCTGCTGGTGTCGAGCTCCGGGCCCAGCCCTTTGGTGGGGGGGATGGGCGGGGAGGAAGAAGCTGTGCCACACTGAGCCAGATTCTGTAACAGTTTACTGGCACTGAAGGCAGACTCTGTAGCCTTCTCAGCAGGGAAGGTTTTAGACTTACACAAATCCAAAGGGCTGGACTGGACATGAGGGGAGGGGTAGGAGTATGGGGACAGTGCACCACTAGGGTCATGGTTAACTGTGTAGAGGGGCTGAGCTGGGGTTACTGGTCTATCTATGGGGCTTTTTGTCCTGGTCTCTTCCCAGGGCACTAGTCCTTTTGGTTGGCCTTGAGACATGGTGGCCATAGTTATATCAACTGGTGATTCTTGGTTACCTATGTTTTTATTAGCCATCTCATTATTTCTGCGCTCGAGAAGAAGCTGCATAAGCGTGACCTTAGAGTGGGATTTGAGGTCTGGACTCATTTCAGGCTCTTTGTTCTTGGACACCTTTGATCCTGATGGCTCTGGCTTCCACTTGTTTATTAAAGATTCTGTTAGTTTGTCCAGGGAGGAGGtagagatagaggaggaggaggatgaggaggaggatgaagaaatAGCAgtggagacagaggagacaaCCGTAGAGGACGGTGAAAAGGCTGTAGTGGAGGGTGGAGCAGAAGCTTGAGGAGAGAATGCAATTGCGGTGGAGGAAAAGACTGTGGTggaagaagagaggggaggggaagagaaggaggcagaggagaaagaggaagaaagggttGTACGTTTGGGCCCTGTGTCTTGTGTGTTGGCCCTGTTTCTCATGGAGAGGTCGATGGGAGAGCAACTCGAGTAGGAGCTCTCTGCGTCGCTGCTGTCCTTggtcaggctcctctcctggaTGGAGCACTCGCTGTCTGACGTGACGGAAGAAGAACCGCTCTGTGGCATTAAACCGCAGCTGTCCTCCAGGTGCCCGTTCTTGGTCAGCTGCTTCtggttgttgtggttgttgagtagcagcagcagcaagctaCTGCACGTCTGGGGCGGGCGAGTCGGGCGTGAGTCAAAGCCTCGCTTCTCCCTTGGCGGTTGGATGTGAGTGTGGCTTGGAGCATGTGGGGGAGTGGGTGGGGAGCTTTGGCTGTGGCCACGCAGCAAAGAGGGGCTCTGCGGACTGGACAGGGGTGTTCGAGGGAGTGTCGTTGTTATCGTGGTTGTCGCCATCATTCCGTTTTGGGTTGTTAAGGAGCTTAGTGTGTCTGGGGCTCCGGGCAGAGTCCCCCCCACGCTAGGTGGCCTTTTGTCCGGGCCGTGCGTCTGGTTGGCCATGGCGGCTAGTCTTTCGCTGGCAGATCTCCCTGAGAGCTGGGCTTTGAGCGCGTGCTCTCTGGAGTACTGCTGAAGGTGGGCTTCGCTGGACAGCAGCAAGGCCAGTTGACTGCAGGCCACGCTGGGCTTGGGTGAAGGTGCTGGACTAGAACGGATTTTCACCATGTTGGCCACGGCCTTCAGACGCTCTGCGCAGGACACAGAGTCAGCAGTCGCAGGAGCGGAGGGCGGCGTGGCGCTGTGTGCTGATCGAGGCGATTCTGGGGGTCTGTCCTGACTGTGTCCCCGTCGACTGTAGGGCGTGTTGCTGTGATTCTGAAGCTTGCTCTTCCTCATCAGGCCCTTCAAGCGGCTCGAGGCTGTCCCGTACACAGGAAGCGGATCTTTGTCTGCGGGTGGCGCCTTGGATGGAGAGGAACACTCACTTGGGGGCTTATTAGAGTGCTGAGACATCGCCACGCTCTGAAGGCGCGAACTGAATGACTGAAGCAGCGAAGCCAACAGGGTGCTCTCCCCGGCATGAGGAGATCCTTCCAGGGACCCGTTTTGCAGACCTCCTCCTTGGCCATTCAGCTCCATCGGGGGTGAACTCATCCGCTGGTTCCCTGGATCATTCCAGGCCCCAGAGCGCAGCAGGCGGGCCTTCTTTAGGTGCTGCGAAGCACCTAGAGTGGGCCCATTGGTTCCAGCCTTGGGAGCTGTTGGGCCATGACTGGGCAGTTGGAAGGGCCCGCCCACCTTGTCAGCCTGCTCTTGGTTGCTGTGGGCAGCCTCAGACCTCCCGCTTGCCGTGGCCCCAGGCCCGGCCACCACTGGATGCATCAGTAAACCTTCCAGATAAGTTAGAACAGCTGAATCCTTGTGTGTCTCAGGGCCAGGCTCCTCCCCATGAGTCATGTTCAATACTAGGATCCACTCGTATGGTTCAGCACTGctacaggggaaaaaaatgtccacTAGGTCATCTGGTTGACAGTGGCATGTACTTCctaaacacaaaaaagaggGCAGGCAGTTGCACAGAGTGAGTCTGCAGGAGGTGGGGGGGCTGAAGGATGCACTGCCTCGATGCGATCCCTCTCTGTAGCGGGCACAGTCAGCACTACGGCGAGGCAGCAGCCATAGTTGGAGCCAATCTGGGGCAGGTGGGCCTCCCAGGCATTATTGTATGCCTTTAAACACTGTAGGATCCCAGAAGGCCCGGCTCGAGGCTTATGTGAGAAGCAAGTGAGGAGTCAGCGGGATTTCACCACAAAGATGTTGACACATTCCGTGGCTGTGGATGTTTGGGATGTCTGTCCTACGGCCTGGCTGTGGTTCTTGTCGGTGGCGCCTTTCAGCTTTGCAGATCTCACACGGACGGGAGGGGACCTAtgggagcgagagagaaaaggagggagagagagagagagagagagagagagagagagagagagagagagagagagagggagagggagagagagagagagagagagagagagagagagagagaaggttgggtgaggagaaagaaaagagagagagagggggaaaaaaaggagaaactgTGAGAAGCAGGGATTTGCACGGCACTATATCACATTCATTTCACCACCTTGTCTGCCATCTCTGTTA
This Scomber scombrus chromosome 14, fScoSco1.1, whole genome shotgun sequence DNA region includes the following protein-coding sequences:
- the nrip1b gene encoding nuclear receptor-interacting protein 1, which gives rise to MTHGEEPGPETHKDSAVLTYLEGLLMHPVVAGPGATASGRSEAAHSNQEQADKVGGPFQLPSHGPTAPKAGTNGPTLGASQHLKKARLLRSGAWNDPGNQRMSSPPMELNGQGGGLQNGSLEGSPHAGESTLLASLLQSFSSRLQSVAMSQHSNKPPSECSSPSKAPPADKDPLPVYGTASSRLKGLMRKSKLQNHSNTPYSRRGHSQDRPPESPRSAHSATPPSAPATADSVSCAERLKAVANMVKIRSSPAPSPKPSVACSQLALLLSSEAHLQQYSREHALKAQLSGRSASERLAAMANQTHGPDKRPPSVGGTLPGAPDTLSSLTTQNGMMATTTITTTLPRTPLSSPQSPSLLRGHSQSSPPTPPHAPSHTHIQPPREKRGFDSRPTRPPQTCSSLLLLLLNNHNNQKQLTKNGHLEDSCGLMPQSGSSSVTSDSECSIQERSLTKDSSDAESSYSSCSPIDLSMRNRANTQDTGPKRTTLSSSFSSASFSSPPLSSSTTVFSSTAIAFSPQASAPPSTTAFSPSSTVVSSVSTAISSSSSSSSSSSISTSSLDKLTESLINKWKPEPSGSKVSKNKEPEMSPDLKSHSKVTLMQLLLERRNNEMANKNIGNQESPVDITMATMSQGQPKGLVPWEETRTKSPIDRPVTPAQPLYTVNHDPSGALSPYSYPSPHVQSSPLDLCKSKTFPAEKATESAFSASKLLQNLAQCGTASSSPPIPPTKGLGPELDTSRPLALLERLNAPVHRTTTTPLSDGPSGSGTPFSRKEASPPSSQIENLLERRTVLQLLLGTGSTTATASRKDRSGGSGRRSVEVAGGCYEKSPGTSIICDSSNGPALDVKVKTELMEEVGPSSAVYKDFSGRKRPSSYEKSSPLSDSQQDLKTEPRPTEVIAKYGLLSQLLKQQTATYYTSSVVQSGSQPRQVKEEQREYPSPSPKKRRLCSDRTDNMNNTSSPRALDSGDTNIFSSSAVQEEPEQQRSLKEEEAPPRSPPSETFTRESRGFNVLKQLLLSDNCLKELSQQPRGAPSPSVLQANGKANGSILSQPAHNHSFLHLPSWHPHGSLNSGLPSNLRPLPTPPASNSPIGTHWGRHPSPWPVAQKRDPPTLVKQEPESPVRWSSHENEEEGCDSNPDSPRLSRSNPILYYMLQKGSIQLRKDVRDQAEGTQSVVRVKEEPISDMHAYEHSLSSTPQSPPHNDKHSHESQGLSQSSD